Proteins encoded within one genomic window of Paraglaciecola psychrophila 170:
- a CDS encoding alpha-amylase family protein, which yields MFETKLTNWKQAVLFVFTCAVTIGCSPVSKEKVSTISSHTQHDSMKVEHLLPTKPQGKPVVYQAFTRLFGNTNTTNKPWGTIDDNGVGKFSDFTDTALQGIKELGTTHIWYTGVPHHDVTTDYSAYGITNDDPDVVKGRAGSPYAVKDYYSVNPDLADDPAKRLQEFTALIARTHKNGMQVIIDIVPNHVARNYHSLAKPEGISDFGEQDDTTVEYDRDNNFYYVVGSDFQVPLPLDGYQPLGGEAYYLSDAQFAESPAKWTGNGSRQAQPDFYDWYETVKVNYGVKPDGSYDFVRLPEQYLHHSIQQHAAFWSDKTVPDSWVKFRDIALYWLDKGVDGFRYDMAEMVPVEFWSYLNSSIKLKNPQAFLLAEVYNPDMYRRYIQMGKMDYLYDKVEFYDTLKVIMQGNGKGKTLHQIQANHQDIEQHMLHFLENHDEQRIASDDFAGKVGGAQMGKPALVVSALISRSPTLLYFGQEVGEDGSEDLGFGNPSRTSIFDYGGVPAHQRWMNNGKFDGGQLSASETALRSFYIDVMKISAFHPAMLGDYMPLNFKADQISDPQTGEVIKSVIRSEIEIETESADKLVAFVRYTDNQRVLVVSHFDQLRAINLAVVLTAVQLETLKLTSGGYLGVDLLTGTEHSLIVEEALGVMELSLEPMQSVVIQL from the coding sequence ATGTTTGAAACTAAATTAACGAACTGGAAGCAGGCTGTTCTGTTTGTTTTTACCTGTGCTGTAACTATTGGGTGTTCACCTGTGTCCAAAGAAAAAGTATCCACAATTTCCAGCCATACGCAGCATGATAGTATGAAGGTTGAACATTTATTGCCTACAAAACCACAAGGTAAACCTGTCGTTTACCAGGCCTTTACTCGGCTTTTTGGAAATACCAATACGACTAATAAGCCTTGGGGCACTATTGATGATAATGGTGTAGGTAAGTTTAGTGACTTTACTGATACTGCATTGCAAGGCATTAAAGAACTTGGCACCACTCATATTTGGTATACAGGTGTGCCACATCATGACGTGACCACCGATTATTCGGCTTATGGTATTACCAATGATGATCCTGATGTAGTCAAAGGTCGTGCTGGCTCACCCTACGCAGTAAAAGACTACTATTCGGTTAACCCCGACCTGGCAGACGACCCCGCAAAGCGTTTACAAGAATTTACAGCATTGATTGCTAGAACCCATAAAAATGGCATGCAGGTTATCATTGATATCGTGCCTAACCATGTGGCGCGTAATTACCACTCTTTGGCTAAACCCGAGGGCATCAGTGATTTTGGTGAACAAGACGATACAACGGTTGAATACGACAGAGATAATAATTTTTATTACGTCGTCGGATCAGATTTTCAAGTGCCTTTACCTCTAGATGGATATCAACCTTTGGGTGGTGAAGCGTATTATTTGTCAGATGCACAGTTTGCTGAGTCACCGGCCAAATGGACCGGCAATGGTTCCCGTCAAGCCCAGCCTGATTTCTACGATTGGTACGAAACAGTTAAAGTAAATTATGGCGTTAAGCCTGATGGTAGTTACGATTTCGTGCGTTTACCCGAGCAATATCTGCATCACAGTATTCAACAACATGCAGCGTTTTGGTCAGATAAAACAGTACCAGACTCTTGGGTTAAATTCCGTGATATCGCGCTGTACTGGTTAGACAAAGGGGTTGATGGATTTCGCTATGATATGGCAGAAATGGTACCAGTAGAATTTTGGAGTTATCTCAATTCCTCTATCAAACTCAAAAACCCACAGGCATTTTTATTAGCTGAGGTGTACAACCCTGATATGTACCGTCGCTATATCCAAATGGGTAAAATGGATTATTTATATGACAAAGTAGAATTCTACGACACCTTAAAAGTCATTATGCAAGGTAACGGTAAAGGTAAAACCCTGCATCAAATTCAAGCTAATCATCAAGATATTGAGCAGCATATGTTGCACTTTTTAGAAAACCACGACGAACAACGTATTGCCAGTGACGACTTTGCTGGCAAGGTTGGCGGGGCACAAATGGGTAAACCTGCATTAGTGGTGTCTGCATTGATTAGTCGATCGCCTACTTTGCTGTATTTCGGCCAAGAAGTAGGGGAAGACGGCAGCGAAGACTTAGGTTTTGGTAACCCATCTCGCACCAGTATTTTTGATTATGGTGGCGTACCAGCGCACCAACGTTGGATGAATAACGGTAAGTTTGATGGCGGCCAGTTAAGTGCTTCTGAAACAGCGTTACGTAGTTTTTATATTGATGTGATGAAAATATCTGCTTTTCATCCGGCAATGCTAGGCGATTATATGCCTCTAAATTTCAAAGCCGACCAAATTTCAGATCCACAAACAGGTGAGGTTATAAAATCTGTGATTAGAAGTGAGATTGAAATTGAAACTGAAAGCGCAGACAAGTTAGTGGCGTTTGTTCGTTATACAGACAATCAGCGAGTCTTAGTCGTCAGCCATTTTGATCAGTTACGGGCCATCAATTTAGCGGTTGTATTAACTGCAGTTCAACTAGAGACATTAAAACTAACATCAGGAGGGTATTTAGGCGTGGATTTATTAACGGGAACCGAGCACAGCTTGATAGTTGAAGAAGCATTAGGCGTAATGGAATTAAGTTTAGAGCCGATGCAATCGGTGGTGATCCAGTTATGA
- a CDS encoding alpha/beta hydrolase, which produces MSNRLIIRSVFVIFLLCLFACSEPIKTSTATDNVLVLPYQFLMPELDRQRSIRLYLPPSYQTSAKRYPVIYMHDGQNLFDDMTAFSGEWQVDESLNQLAEKHGLEVIVVGIDNGGDFRMNELSPWENKRFGEAQGKQYMDFIVDIVKPYIDTNFRTQSDRLHTAIMGSSMGGLISHYGVHAYPDVFSKAGVFSPAYWYSQDVFSFTQFKKAPLDARLYVMYGDKEGDGMIADTNQMQRQLRQQGHPKQNTLFKRVPNGEHNEQLWRTEFTEAVQWLFQQEPAF; this is translated from the coding sequence ATGAGCAATAGGCTAATAATACGAAGCGTATTCGTAATATTTTTGTTGTGTCTATTTGCTTGTAGTGAGCCGATAAAAACCTCCACCGCGACCGACAATGTGCTGGTGTTGCCTTACCAATTCTTGATGCCTGAATTAGACCGACAGCGCAGCATTCGGTTGTATTTGCCTCCCAGTTATCAAACATCAGCTAAGCGTTACCCAGTTATCTATATGCACGACGGTCAAAATTTATTTGATGACATGACGGCATTTTCAGGTGAATGGCAAGTTGACGAATCACTTAACCAACTCGCTGAAAAACACGGCTTAGAAGTGATTGTTGTAGGTATTGATAATGGTGGGGATTTTCGAATGAATGAGCTGTCACCATGGGAAAATAAACGCTTTGGTGAAGCTCAAGGTAAACAGTATATGGACTTCATTGTAGACATCGTTAAGCCTTATATCGATACCAATTTTCGCACCCAATCAGACCGTTTACACACTGCGATTATGGGAAGCTCTATGGGAGGATTGATTTCCCACTATGGGGTGCATGCTTATCCTGATGTGTTCAGCAAAGCGGGGGTATTTTCGCCTGCTTACTGGTATTCGCAAGATGTATTTTCTTTTACACAATTTAAAAAAGCCCCATTGGATGCGCGTTTATACGTGATGTATGGCGACAAAGAAGGGGATGGCATGATTGCTGACACTAATCAAATGCAGCGACAACTCAGACAACAAGGTCATCCTAAGCAAAATACCTTGTTTAAACGTGTGCCTAATGGTGAACACAACGAGCAACTATGGCGCACAGAATTTACCGAAGCGGTTCAATGGTTATTTCAACAAGAGCCCGCGTTTTAA
- a CDS encoding MOSC domain-containing protein: MQLLDIAFRPKSRAAMQNKVDTMVSKVAGVDGDFRGKPGKRQVTVMSIEQWQLACDELGTILPWTIRRANLLVDGVSFDATMIGQQIKIGQCILYITGETDPCPKMDAQHQGLTHALTPDWRGGVCCRVISDGRIKVGDNVVII; this comes from the coding sequence ATGCAGTTATTGGATATCGCATTTCGCCCTAAATCTAGAGCTGCAATGCAAAATAAAGTAGACACCATGGTAAGCAAAGTAGCCGGCGTAGATGGGGACTTTAGAGGTAAACCGGGCAAACGTCAGGTGACAGTAATGAGTATTGAACAATGGCAACTTGCTTGTGATGAATTGGGAACAATACTTCCATGGACAATCAGGCGAGCTAATTTATTAGTAGACGGCGTTAGTTTTGATGCAACGATGATCGGTCAGCAAATTAAGATTGGACAATGTATTTTATATATTACCGGGGAAACCGACCCTTGCCCAAAAATGGACGCCCAACATCAAGGCCTAACCCACGCCCTGACTCCTGATTGGCGCGGCGGTGTTTGCTGTCGCGTCATTTCAGATGGAAGGATAAAGGTCGGCGATAATGTGGTGATAATTTAA
- the moeA gene encoding molybdopterin molybdotransferase MoeA, whose protein sequence is MIETCDSPGLLPIQSAISNMLKQVTPVLESEQIELEDALARVLAEDVVSNINVPPNDNSAMDGYAMRCEDLTQSKQLQLVGTALAGKPFKEMLLPGQCIRIMTGAVIPLGADSVVMQENTDTEDGLVIFRQIPESGNSVRKAGEDIQQGSVVVTKGTKLTPAFLALIASVGIAEISVIRNIKVGLIATGDELTPPGEPLSDGAIYESNRYALTALLKTFPVTLFDFGIVKDDKDDLKAVFEQAGSHCDLVLSCGGVSVGDADYVKEILDELGTINFWKVAIKPGKPFAFGHLRGQLNGQMGNAWFCGLPGNPVSSYVTFEQLVTPVLKKLSGQTYLPTPHFVAKAACLIKKRPGRADYQRGIFYRDEQGELWVKPNGKQGSGIMSSIANANCYMVLEQDAEDVQQGEAVNIQPF, encoded by the coding sequence ATGATCGAAACCTGCGATAGCCCCGGACTTTTACCCATACAATCCGCTATTTCCAATATGCTAAAACAAGTTACTCCCGTTTTAGAAAGTGAACAAATAGAACTAGAGGACGCACTTGCCAGAGTGTTAGCCGAGGATGTTGTATCCAATATTAATGTGCCACCGAATGATAATTCAGCTATGGACGGTTATGCCATGCGCTGTGAAGATCTTACTCAAAGCAAGCAACTGCAATTAGTAGGCACCGCTTTAGCTGGTAAACCATTTAAAGAAATGCTGTTGCCAGGGCAATGCATTAGGATCATGACCGGTGCTGTTATCCCATTAGGGGCTGACTCTGTGGTGATGCAAGAAAACACGGATACTGAAGATGGCTTAGTTATTTTTAGACAGATACCTGAATCGGGTAACAGCGTTCGAAAAGCGGGCGAAGATATTCAGCAAGGCAGCGTTGTGGTGACGAAAGGGACTAAACTGACTCCAGCCTTTCTAGCATTAATTGCTTCAGTGGGTATTGCTGAGATATCGGTCATTCGTAATATTAAGGTAGGCCTAATTGCCACCGGTGACGAGTTAACGCCTCCTGGTGAACCTCTTAGTGATGGTGCAATCTACGAAAGTAATCGTTATGCACTTACTGCATTACTCAAAACGTTTCCGGTTACTTTGTTTGATTTTGGCATTGTCAAAGATGATAAAGATGATCTCAAAGCAGTTTTTGAGCAAGCGGGTAGCCATTGTGATTTGGTGTTGTCTTGTGGAGGCGTATCGGTAGGTGATGCCGATTACGTAAAAGAGATATTAGATGAACTAGGCACTATCAATTTTTGGAAAGTGGCGATTAAACCTGGCAAACCTTTTGCCTTTGGCCATTTAAGAGGCCAACTAAATGGACAAATGGGTAACGCTTGGTTTTGCGGATTACCCGGTAACCCTGTTTCGTCTTATGTGACATTTGAGCAGCTGGTAACACCGGTATTAAAAAAATTAAGTGGTCAAACATATCTCCCTACTCCGCACTTTGTTGCCAAAGCAGCCTGTCTTATTAAGAAACGACCGGGACGAGCAGACTATCAAAGGGGCATATTCTACCGTGACGAACAGGGTGAGCTTTGGGTTAAACCCAACGGTAAACAAGGTTCAGGTATCATGAGCTCTATCGCCAATGCCAATTGTTATATGGTATTGGAGCAAGACGCAGAAGATGTACAGCAAGGTGAAGCGGTTAACATCCAACCTTTTTGA
- a CDS encoding RNA recognition motif domain-containing protein: protein MKILIRNLDRETTEQELQTAFEAHGKVQSSDIVKEKSNGLSKGFGFIEMPKAGEAKVAVKNLNDSMLGANKIRVKYAEDKADSQAKPKID, encoded by the coding sequence ATGAAAATATTAATCAGAAATCTTGACAGAGAAACTACCGAGCAAGAACTACAAACCGCCTTTGAAGCACATGGAAAAGTACAATCTAGCGACATAGTTAAGGAAAAGTCTAATGGCTTATCAAAAGGTTTCGGGTTTATTGAAATGCCTAAGGCCGGCGAAGCAAAAGTCGCCGTGAAAAACCTTAACGACAGCATGCTAGGTGCTAACAAAATCAGAGTTAAGTACGCAGAAGATAAAGCTGACAGCCAAGCTAAACCAAAAATTGATTAG
- a CDS encoding DUF2780 domain-containing protein, whose protein sequence is MKASYLLIVVSALAFSPQSHAEGWLDSIKSMFGMEAKTETAAMPNVTDMISSVSESVGIDKSQAEGSLASIFNYAKENISAEQFSGLSNSLPGLDSLMGAVPNIRKITSEGGLAELMDKAANYNDSLKAVNELKKQFEALGLKPEMIMQVINSAKAYLDTDEGQKIKQQLMQALSNLSV, encoded by the coding sequence ATGAAAGCCTCTTATTTACTCATTGTTGTATCTGCTCTTGCCTTTTCACCACAAAGCCACGCCGAAGGTTGGCTCGATTCTATTAAAAGTATGTTTGGCATGGAAGCAAAAACAGAAACTGCAGCTATGCCCAATGTAACCGACATGATTAGTTCAGTCAGCGAATCTGTAGGCATCGATAAATCTCAAGCTGAAGGCAGCTTAGCTTCTATCTTTAATTATGCCAAAGAAAACATTTCTGCTGAACAATTTAGCGGTTTAAGTAACTCACTTCCAGGCCTTGATTCATTAATGGGTGCAGTGCCAAATATCAGAAAAATAACTTCTGAAGGTGGGTTAGCGGAATTAATGGACAAAGCAGCCAACTATAATGATTCCTTAAAAGCAGTAAACGAGCTGAAAAAACAGTTTGAAGCATTGGGTTTAAAGCCAGAAATGATCATGCAAGTGATCAATAGTGCCAAAGCTTATCTAGACACAGATGAAGGTCAGAAAATCAAACAACAATTAATGCAGGCTTTAAGCAATTTATCTGTTTAA
- a CDS encoding TraB/GumN family protein, translated as MTLIKVLTLSTSLLLSLSLQAAAVWKLSNEQHSLYIGGTIHVLTPEDYPLAKEYDLAYQAADKVIFETDMEAVSSPEFGQKMMDQMMYSDGTTINNVLQPDTYKSLAIHLSSRQIPMQAFASHKPSLLAISLTFIELQAMGYTSEGVDMFFANMAKDQEKEQGWLETPDEQLAFMANLGGDDPNTMIEYTLKDIKKMPEMFAKLHSTWLAGDMQGMADVGITPFKADYPDIYQDLLVTRNNNWLPKIISMLNDQPVEFILVGALHLAGPDSVLAQLKAKGYKIEKL; from the coding sequence ATGACTTTGATTAAAGTGCTCACCCTGAGCACCAGCCTATTATTGTCCCTCAGCCTTCAAGCTGCAGCAGTGTGGAAACTGTCTAACGAGCAACACAGCCTTTATATTGGAGGCACCATTCATGTACTTACACCTGAAGATTATCCTTTGGCAAAAGAATACGACTTGGCATACCAAGCAGCGGATAAAGTCATTTTTGAAACCGACATGGAGGCGGTTAGCTCCCCAGAGTTTGGTCAAAAAATGATGGATCAAATGATGTACAGCGACGGCACGACCATTAATAACGTATTACAACCAGACACCTATAAATCTCTAGCAATTCATTTATCATCTCGACAAATACCGATGCAAGCATTTGCATCACACAAGCCGAGTTTGTTAGCGATTTCACTGACATTTATTGAACTTCAGGCTATGGGTTACACCAGTGAAGGTGTGGATATGTTTTTCGCTAATATGGCTAAAGACCAAGAAAAAGAGCAAGGCTGGTTAGAAACACCTGATGAACAATTGGCTTTCATGGCTAATTTAGGCGGTGACGATCCTAATACCATGATTGAATACACCCTAAAAGACATAAAAAAAATGCCAGAGATGTTTGCTAAATTACATTCGACTTGGCTTGCAGGTGATATGCAAGGTATGGCCGATGTAGGCATCACGCCCTTTAAAGCTGATTACCCTGATATCTATCAAGACTTATTGGTAACACGCAATAACAATTGGTTACCTAAGATTATTAGTATGTTGAATGACCAACCCGTTGAATTTATTTTGGTTGGCGCATTACATCTTGCAGGACCTGATAGTGTGTTAGCACAGCTCAAAGCTAAAGGTTATAAAATCGAAAAACTATAA
- a CDS encoding glycoside hydrolase family 31 protein, translating to MFFSKYTIFSAFSHQTPISFKAHTSLKILTPAKPISLFVLVLLSSLVQAAEYQSHRVEGNKLMVLSDVGDVSITAYSGSAFEVFYQPQNTKQLPSFALVDNQYAVELNVKNTPRTLEVSTENLKAIINKSPLKISYYQGEKLLVEEEVGLFLQDTLRGFRFKLQQNEKLIGGGQRVLGMDRRGHRFPLYNKADYGYTTQSNQMYFGLSAVMSNRQYALIFDNSASGYMDLGYTVSDIMQFEAVGGRTAYVVIAGADYPNIIHNFVEITGKQPLPPRWALGNFASRFGYKTEQQTRETVEAFIDQDFPLDAVVLDLYWFGNDIKGFMGNLDWDKKTFPTPQKMMADFKAKGVKTVLITEPFILSSSDKWQEAVDNHVLAKNHAGEPRRFDFYFGNTGLIDVFDNKASDWFNDIYSDLFKQGAAGWWGDLGEPEVHPADSIHNFEGLQVTGDEIHNAYGHMWAKRVYENQRDIAPKQRPFIMMRSGFVGSQRYGMIPWTGDVSRSWSGLKPQVELSLQMGLLGLGYTHSDLGGFAGGDVFDQELYIRWLQYGVFQPVFRPHAQDNIAPEPIFHDKQTKDILREYVKLRYAMLPYNYSLAYENSLTGMPLMRPVFFEDPANDDLIDIKDSYFWGDAFLVKPITEPNLTDISIDLPQGVWFDYWTDKRYQGNQTIQLATQLDRLPVMVRGGSFIPMVEPVQSTDDYNTQTLQLHYYADPSIKSSSGTMYDDDGVDPDAIKNDAFETLLFKAQQQENQLNIGLRRQGQYQTMPKSRELTLLLHNWPKTAKVILINRKPINVLNDKQTFVDAIQAGYWDEKSRVLQIKFNWTEADLELEIK from the coding sequence ATGTTTTTCAGTAAATATACGATTTTTAGCGCTTTTTCACATCAAACACCTATCTCATTTAAAGCACATACATCACTTAAAATACTCACACCAGCTAAGCCAATTAGCCTGTTTGTTTTGGTTCTTCTTAGTTCATTAGTACAAGCTGCAGAGTATCAAAGTCATAGAGTTGAAGGTAATAAACTGATGGTTTTAAGCGATGTAGGAGATGTGTCGATCACAGCGTATTCTGGCAGCGCCTTTGAAGTGTTTTATCAACCCCAAAATACCAAACAATTACCTTCTTTTGCACTTGTCGATAATCAATACGCAGTCGAATTAAATGTCAAAAACACCCCCCGTACATTAGAAGTCAGTACAGAAAATCTTAAAGCAATAATCAATAAGTCACCTCTGAAAATAAGCTATTACCAAGGTGAAAAACTGCTTGTCGAGGAAGAAGTAGGTTTGTTTTTACAAGATACGCTAAGAGGTTTTCGCTTTAAGCTGCAGCAGAATGAAAAGTTAATTGGCGGTGGTCAAAGAGTACTTGGTATGGATAGGCGAGGGCATCGATTCCCGTTATATAACAAGGCTGATTACGGTTACACCACTCAATCCAACCAGATGTACTTCGGTTTGTCTGCCGTCATGTCAAATCGTCAGTACGCATTGATTTTTGATAATTCAGCTAGTGGTTATATGGATTTAGGCTATACCGTATCAGATATCATGCAATTTGAGGCTGTGGGGGGACGAACTGCTTATGTGGTAATCGCAGGTGCTGATTACCCAAATATAATCCACAACTTTGTGGAAATAACAGGTAAACAACCATTACCACCTCGATGGGCGCTAGGTAATTTTGCTTCACGGTTTGGTTACAAAACAGAACAGCAAACACGGGAAACCGTCGAGGCATTTATTGATCAGGACTTCCCACTCGATGCTGTGGTATTAGATTTATATTGGTTTGGTAATGACATCAAAGGATTTATGGGAAACTTAGACTGGGATAAAAAGACCTTTCCTACTCCGCAAAAGATGATGGCTGACTTTAAAGCCAAAGGTGTTAAAACGGTATTGATCACTGAGCCTTTTATTTTGTCCAGCTCCGATAAGTGGCAAGAAGCCGTCGATAATCACGTGTTAGCCAAAAATCATGCAGGTGAGCCAAGACGTTTCGATTTCTATTTTGGTAATACAGGGCTTATCGATGTATTTGATAATAAAGCCAGCGACTGGTTTAACGATATATACAGCGACTTATTCAAACAAGGTGCGGCTGGCTGGTGGGGCGACTTAGGAGAGCCAGAAGTGCATCCCGCTGACAGTATTCATAATTTCGAAGGCTTACAAGTGACAGGTGACGAAATTCATAATGCCTACGGGCATATGTGGGCAAAACGTGTATACGAAAATCAACGTGATATTGCTCCCAAGCAACGTCCATTTATCATGATGCGCTCAGGTTTTGTGGGGTCCCAGCGTTATGGAATGATCCCATGGACAGGTGATGTCAGTCGCTCTTGGAGTGGTTTAAAGCCACAGGTTGAGCTGTCATTACAAATGGGCTTGTTAGGATTAGGCTATACCCATTCAGATTTGGGTGGATTCGCTGGTGGCGACGTGTTTGATCAAGAATTGTATATTCGCTGGTTACAATACGGCGTTTTTCAGCCGGTATTCAGGCCCCACGCCCAAGATAATATTGCTCCAGAGCCTATTTTCCATGATAAGCAGACTAAAGATATTTTGCGCGAATACGTAAAGTTACGTTATGCCATGCTGCCATATAATTATTCATTAGCTTACGAAAATAGCCTCACGGGTATGCCACTCATGCGGCCTGTTTTTTTTGAAGACCCAGCAAACGATGACTTAATTGATATCAAAGACAGCTATTTTTGGGGAGATGCGTTCTTAGTAAAACCCATTACCGAACCCAACCTCACAGACATATCGATAGATTTACCTCAGGGAGTGTGGTTCGACTATTGGACTGATAAGCGCTACCAAGGTAATCAAACTATTCAGCTTGCGACTCAGCTCGACAGATTACCGGTGATGGTGCGTGGTGGTTCGTTTATCCCAATGGTTGAACCGGTGCAATCTACAGATGATTATAATACGCAAACGTTGCAGTTACATTATTACGCTGACCCGTCGATTAAGTCCTCATCAGGTACTATGTATGATGATGATGGGGTTGACCCCGACGCTATAAAAAACGATGCATTTGAAACGTTGCTTTTCAAGGCACAACAACAAGAAAATCAACTAAATATTGGCCTTAGGCGTCAAGGTCAATATCAAACAATGCCAAAAAGCAGGGAGTTAACCTTGTTGCTTCACAACTGGCCTAAGACAGCTAAAGTCATTTTAATCAATCGAAAACCTATTAATGTCTTGAATGATAAACAAACATTTGTAGATGCCATCCAAGCTGGGTACTGGGATGAAAAGAGTCGGGTTTTACAGATCAAATTTAATTGGACTGAAGCAGACTTAGAACTGGAAATAAAATAG